In one window of uncultured Campylobacter sp. DNA:
- a CDS encoding acyl-CoA thioesterase codes for MSDLNLDDFGEPRIKVVALPKDTNSSGNIFGGWILSQIDLAGATAAREIAPERVVTISMQEVTFKQPVFIGDVISCYAKVLSVGNTSIRVQIEVAALRLGEDGFRECLHVTSAIATYVSVTKSGQKKPISAEIKRLHGF; via the coding sequence ATGAGCGATTTAAACTTAGACGATTTCGGCGAGCCGCGCATCAAGGTCGTAGCGCTGCCGAAGGACACGAACAGCTCGGGCAATATTTTCGGCGGCTGGATACTATCGCAGATCGATTTAGCGGGTGCGACGGCGGCGCGCGAGATAGCGCCAGAGCGGGTCGTGACGATCTCGATGCAGGAGGTAACTTTCAAGCAGCCCGTATTTATCGGAGATGTCATCAGCTGCTACGCAAAAGTCCTAAGCGTGGGAAATACCTCTATCCGCGTGCAGATCGAGGTCGCAGCGCTGCGGCTGGGCGAGGATGGATTTCGCGAGTGCTTGCACGTAACCAGCGCGATCGCAACCTACGTAAGCGTGACCAAATCAGGCCAAAAAAAGCCGATCAGCGCGGAGATCAAGCGGCTGCACGGATTTTAA
- the ciaB gene encoding invasion protein CiaB, whose product MNDFAKLSEMAASAKARLNALYDEPHAELITRGLEICGFESGDTARIAVLRRIVDLKEDPLLQEFRRLGYDEAQQRELKSKMYDFTREIHESMHAALIAEAGAQGILQPFYLELLKGVHRIGLLLSDMQKSWQALIIEGTNKRLQREFSSLAQAKEFLLQEELFMRTPHGEICERCYGAIVQREGKSQMVPYAVAFADETAKLQSEFSDLLECLVTLAEDESELSYIAYLGKLKQAFCEKDASAVIGAWRDAEIAWMDIKTPLQIGHPLEYYEDAYTHAVALEWDVRLAGAYEFSAEEFKARVSESFERAYEKIGANNAVMHSLVLSNIAKTQLYVCAPLIYYGADLNGLFSAQVVPNDEFVSTNCGKKIFAFVNFVYESAKARPFMRLSGEIFDLEYLNFGREILFKKPQIWRRVYEISTIGHEFGHIFFIDADTEARMNRSGLFKLIEEYKATTGGLVSFFFHEEEEFCLPVLDELIRRAVGLIAWQRVEELKPYYCEALIHLSLLFASGVLKFDGMRLAVKFDRAGYESFKAACLQNYEELARLYCDKKDAAEFLSRFAELSGGVYLPREAQVREFVEFYYSRYEAIGNETDPSGERAKWL is encoded by the coding sequence ATGAACGATTTTGCAAAACTTAGCGAGATGGCGGCGAGCGCTAAGGCGCGACTAAACGCCCTCTACGACGAGCCGCACGCCGAGCTGATCACGCGCGGGCTAGAGATCTGCGGCTTTGAATCTGGCGATACCGCGCGCATCGCCGTGCTACGCCGAATCGTTGATCTCAAAGAGGATCCGCTACTGCAAGAATTTCGCCGCTTGGGCTACGATGAGGCGCAGCAGCGCGAGCTAAAGAGCAAAATGTATGATTTCACGCGCGAAATACACGAGAGCATGCACGCGGCTCTCATCGCCGAGGCAGGCGCGCAGGGGATTTTGCAGCCGTTTTATCTGGAGCTTTTAAAGGGCGTGCACCGCATCGGGCTCCTGCTAAGCGATATGCAAAAAAGCTGGCAAGCCCTAATTATCGAAGGCACGAACAAGCGCTTACAGAGGGAATTTAGCTCGCTTGCGCAGGCGAAGGAATTTTTACTGCAAGAGGAGCTGTTTATGCGCACGCCTCACGGCGAGATCTGCGAGCGCTGCTACGGCGCGATAGTGCAGCGCGAGGGCAAATCCCAAATGGTGCCCTACGCCGTGGCATTTGCGGATGAGACGGCGAAGCTGCAGAGCGAATTTAGCGATCTTTTGGAGTGCCTGGTGACGCTTGCCGAAGATGAGAGCGAGCTATCCTACATCGCGTATCTAGGCAAGCTCAAACAGGCCTTTTGCGAGAAAGACGCTAGCGCGGTAATCGGCGCGTGGCGGGATGCGGAGATCGCGTGGATGGATATAAAAACGCCGCTTCAGATCGGTCATCCTCTCGAATACTACGAGGACGCCTACACACACGCAGTCGCGCTGGAATGGGATGTCAGGCTTGCAGGCGCGTATGAGTTTAGCGCGGAGGAATTTAAAGCGCGCGTAAGCGAGAGCTTTGAGCGTGCGTATGAAAAAATCGGCGCAAATAACGCCGTAATGCACTCGCTCGTGCTCTCAAACATCGCCAAAACCCAGCTTTACGTCTGCGCGCCGCTAATCTACTACGGAGCCGATCTGAACGGGCTCTTTTCGGCGCAGGTCGTACCCAACGACGAGTTCGTAAGCACCAACTGCGGCAAGAAAATTTTCGCCTTCGTAAATTTCGTCTATGAAAGCGCCAAGGCTAGACCTTTTATGCGGCTAAGCGGCGAAATTTTCGACCTTGAGTATCTAAATTTCGGGCGCGAAATTTTATTTAAAAAGCCGCAAATTTGGCGCCGCGTCTACGAAATATCGACGATCGGACATGAGTTCGGGCATATATTTTTCATCGACGCGGACACCGAGGCGCGCATGAACCGCTCGGGGCTTTTTAAGCTCATCGAGGAGTACAAAGCGACCACAGGCGGGCTCGTGAGCTTCTTTTTCCACGAGGAGGAGGAGTTTTGCCTGCCGGTGCTAGATGAGTTGATCCGCCGCGCCGTGGGGCTCATCGCGTGGCAGCGAGTGGAGGAGCTAAAGCCCTACTACTGCGAGGCTCTGATACATCTGAGCTTGCTTTTTGCATCGGGCGTTTTGAAATTTGACGGCATGCGGCTGGCGGTTAAATTTGACCGCGCAGGCTATGAGAGCTTCAAAGCTGCGTGCTTGCAAAACTACGAGGAGCTGGCGCGGCTTTATTGCGACAAAAAGGACGCAGCGGAATTTTTATCGCGCTTTGCAGAGCTTAGCGGCGGCGTGTATCTGCCGCGCGAGGCGCAAGTGCGAGAGTTTGTGGAGTTTTACTACTCGCGCTACGAAGCGATCGGCAACGAAACCGATCCGAGCGGCGAGCGAGCAAAGTGGCTTTAA
- a CDS encoding acyl-[ACP]--phospholipid O-acyltransferase, with protein MKSLLKINGFLPFLAIMFINASVDLGHKITIQNVLVKSADSGALIALTSLVNLLILLPYVFLFSASGYLNDKFSRTRITRICAKLGVALTALITLGYLCGWFYFAFFMTILLAAQSAIYSPAKYGLIKKIVGAKNLGAANGLVQALTIIAILLSSLVFSVIFELFAARSSDAGELMSSVWFIGVLLVAGSVLETYYSYKIPFFDAAQPQAEFNKDDYFKLRYLRQNLNFVLKDKNVLLCTLGLSMFWAVSQLVIATFPAHYKSLSGSDNVMVIQVILALSAIGIALGSIFAGSYCKKHIELGIVPFGAFGLALALMVLANAHSVFWLGTASFFFGFSGGIFIVPLNAVIQFFTADERMGRVLAGSNFIQNIFMVLFLLIAIILVHFAVASGEIFVMAALCVLICGIFGAKYLPQLFVRILLIPFMKFGYQVHVDGIENIPQKGGVLLLGNHISWIDWAVVQLACPRGVRFVMHRSYYDLWYLKWFFKIFRVIPIGAGVSKSAIESIREALNAGEVVGLFPEGHISYNGRIDEFQGGFELAAHDTNSVIVPFYIRGLWGSTFSRASEHYKRTISQSGKNALRVSFGAPIEANSKAHEVKRAVTELSFFSWGKYLASLKPLAYNWLNQAKRSPFKRVAVDSTGVSFTNLAMMSAVLILHKRLKSRISSEENIGIILPSSVIASAVNLTLFAMGKTSVNLNYTLSEENLIYCADKANIRTIISSRKFVEKLKSKGFELESSIGDRLVYLEDLSEGVSKNERIACALKSLLMPKILFRALYFKPHAIDDVATILFSSGSEGKPKGVVLTHKNIMANVRQISELINANEHDAILASLPIFHCFGLTVTTLFPLNDGILSIHVPDPTDAFSVGKMSAKYGATIMFGTSTFFRLYTKNKRLNPLMLASIRLAIAGAEKLNENVRKEFKIKFGIEIYEGYGTTETAPVVSVNTPNVLEPDFFKELHFNREKSVGLPLAGTVIKITDPASLQPLSNGQEGLILIGGHQVMKEYYDEPAKTAEAIAQINDVRYYKSGDIGYIDDDGFLFITDRLSRFAKIGGEMISLGAVENAVGEILGESTIYSCVNLKDEKKGEKIALLYVGEASEDEISRRLKDSALAPIMQPSIVKKVEQIPVLGSGKVNLKAVKDLAIELGL; from the coding sequence GTGAAATCTCTATTAAAAATCAACGGATTTTTGCCGTTTTTAGCGATTATGTTTATCAACGCAAGCGTCGATCTGGGCCATAAGATCACGATCCAAAACGTCCTTGTTAAAAGCGCCGATTCAGGCGCTCTCATCGCCCTTACCTCGCTTGTAAATTTGCTGATTTTGCTGCCTTACGTATTTCTTTTTAGCGCCAGCGGCTATCTCAACGACAAATTCTCGCGCACCCGCATTACGCGGATCTGCGCGAAACTCGGCGTCGCGCTTACCGCGCTCATTACGCTCGGATATCTGTGCGGATGGTTTTATTTCGCATTTTTTATGACGATCCTGCTTGCGGCGCAAAGCGCGATCTACTCGCCCGCCAAATACGGCCTGATTAAAAAGATCGTCGGCGCCAAAAATTTAGGCGCGGCAAACGGCCTCGTGCAGGCGCTTACCATCATCGCGATTCTGCTTTCATCGCTTGTTTTTTCGGTGATTTTCGAGCTGTTTGCAGCCCGTAGCAGCGACGCGGGCGAGCTGATGAGCTCGGTTTGGTTCATCGGCGTGCTTTTGGTCGCGGGCTCCGTGCTTGAAACATACTACTCATATAAAATTCCATTCTTCGACGCCGCACAACCGCAGGCGGAATTTAATAAAGACGACTATTTTAAGCTTCGCTATCTAAGGCAAAATTTAAATTTTGTGCTAAAAGACAAAAATGTCCTACTCTGCACGCTCGGACTTTCGATGTTTTGGGCGGTCTCGCAGCTCGTGATCGCGACCTTCCCGGCTCACTACAAGAGCCTTAGCGGCAGCGATAACGTAATGGTGATCCAGGTAATCTTAGCTCTTAGCGCGATCGGAATCGCGCTAGGCTCGATCTTTGCGGGCAGCTACTGCAAAAAACATATCGAGCTAGGTATCGTGCCGTTCGGCGCATTCGGGCTTGCGCTCGCGCTAATGGTGCTAGCCAACGCGCACTCGGTATTTTGGCTCGGTACGGCATCGTTTTTCTTCGGATTTAGCGGCGGAATTTTCATCGTGCCGCTCAACGCCGTAATTCAGTTTTTCACCGCCGATGAGCGCATGGGGCGGGTACTCGCGGGCTCAAATTTCATCCAAAATATCTTTATGGTGCTGTTTTTGCTCATCGCCATCATCTTGGTGCATTTTGCGGTCGCCAGCGGCGAAATTTTCGTTATGGCGGCACTGTGCGTGCTTATCTGCGGGATCTTCGGCGCAAAATATCTGCCGCAGCTTTTCGTTAGAATTTTACTCATTCCGTTTATGAAATTCGGCTACCAAGTCCACGTAGACGGTATCGAAAACATCCCGCAAAAAGGCGGCGTACTGCTTTTAGGCAACCACATCAGCTGGATCGATTGGGCGGTGGTGCAGCTTGCGTGCCCGCGCGGAGTACGCTTCGTGATGCATCGCAGCTACTATGATCTGTGGTATTTGAAGTGGTTTTTTAAAATTTTCCGCGTCATTCCGATCGGAGCGGGCGTGAGCAAAAGCGCGATCGAAAGCATTCGCGAGGCGCTAAATGCAGGCGAAGTAGTGGGGCTCTTCCCAGAAGGGCACATCAGCTACAACGGCCGCATAGACGAGTTTCAGGGCGGATTTGAGCTAGCTGCGCACGATACGAACTCCGTAATCGTGCCTTTTTATATCAGGGGGCTTTGGGGATCGACGTTTTCGCGCGCCAGCGAACATTATAAAAGAACGATCTCGCAAAGCGGCAAAAACGCACTTCGCGTAAGCTTCGGCGCGCCGATTGAGGCAAATTCCAAGGCGCACGAGGTAAAGCGCGCAGTAACGGAGCTGTCGTTTTTCAGCTGGGGCAAATATCTCGCAAGCCTAAAGCCGCTTGCCTACAACTGGCTAAATCAAGCCAAAAGATCGCCTTTTAAGCGCGTAGCGGTCGATAGCACTGGAGTGAGCTTCACAAATTTAGCGATGATGAGCGCCGTTTTGATACTTCACAAAAGACTAAAGAGCCGCATAAGCAGCGAGGAGAACATCGGTATCATTTTGCCTAGCTCGGTCATCGCAAGCGCCGTAAATTTAACTCTTTTTGCGATGGGCAAAACGAGCGTAAATTTAAACTACACGCTAAGCGAAGAAAATTTAATCTACTGCGCGGATAAAGCAAATATCCGCACGATCATCAGCTCGCGCAAATTCGTAGAAAAGCTCAAATCAAAGGGCTTTGAGCTGGAAAGCTCGATCGGCGATCGGCTCGTATACCTTGAGGATCTAAGCGAGGGCGTCTCTAAAAACGAGCGCATAGCCTGCGCGCTAAAATCGCTGCTGATGCCTAAAATTTTATTTCGCGCGCTGTATTTTAAGCCGCACGCAATAGATGACGTAGCGACCATTTTATTTAGCAGCGGCAGCGAGGGAAAGCCCAAAGGCGTGGTTTTGACGCATAAAAATATAATGGCGAACGTCCGCCAAATTTCGGAGCTCATAAACGCCAACGAGCACGATGCGATTTTAGCGTCGCTGCCGATCTTTCACTGCTTCGGACTTACCGTAACGACGCTCTTTCCGCTAAACGACGGAATTTTAAGCATCCACGTGCCCGATCCTACAGACGCCTTTAGCGTCGGCAAGATGAGCGCGAAATACGGCGCTACGATAATGTTCGGCACTTCGACGTTTTTTAGACTCTACACCAAAAATAAAAGGCTCAATCCTCTAATGCTAGCAAGCATCCGCCTGGCGATTGCGGGCGCGGAGAAGCTAAACGAAAACGTCCGAAAGGAATTTAAGATAAAATTCGGCATCGAAATTTACGAGGGCTACGGCACGACCGAGACTGCGCCGGTAGTGAGCGTAAATACGCCGAACGTCCTCGAACCCGATTTTTTCAAAGAGCTTCACTTCAACCGCGAAAAGAGCGTCGGCTTGCCGCTTGCAGGCACGGTCATAAAGATCACCGATCCCGCCTCGCTGCAACCGCTATCAAACGGGCAGGAGGGGCTTATCTTAATCGGCGGACATCAGGTTATGAAGGAGTACTACGATGAGCCGGCAAAAACCGCCGAAGCGATCGCGCAGATAAACGACGTGCGTTACTACAAAAGCGGCGACATCGGCTATATCGACGACGACGGGTTTTTATTTATCACCGACCGCCTTTCGCGCTTTGCCAAAATCGGTGGCGAGATGATAAGCCTGGGCGCGGTAGAAAACGCTGTAGGCGAAATTTTAGGCGAAAGCACGATCTATTCGTGCGTGAACTTAAAAGACGAGAAAAAGGGCGAGAAGATCGCTCTGCTTTACGTGGGCGAGGCGAGCGAGGATGAAATTTCGCGCCGCCTAAAGGACTCCGCGCTGGCGCCGATAATGCAGCCAAGCATCGTGAAAAAGGTCGAGCAAATCCCGGTGCTCGGCAGCGGCAAGGTAAATCTCAAAGCGGTAAAGGATCTGGCGATAGAGCTGGGACTTTAG
- the fldA gene encoding flavodoxin FldA yields MVGIIFGSSMGNTEDAAKLISEKLGIENELKNVADIAPADLNKYTALIIGSSTWNDGELQDDWAGFDFSALDVAGKTVAIFGMGDSSSYSDAYCNAMRELYDNFKKAGANIVGAVPTDGYEFDESKAVVDGKFVGLALDNDNQSDLTESRIEAWVAQIAPSFK; encoded by the coding sequence ATGGTTGGAATTATTTTTGGAAGCTCGATGGGCAATACCGAGGACGCCGCGAAGCTAATCTCCGAAAAGCTAGGCATAGAAAACGAGCTTAAAAACGTTGCGGACATCGCGCCTGCAGATCTAAATAAATACACTGCGCTCATCATCGGCAGCTCCACATGGAACGACGGAGAGTTGCAGGACGACTGGGCGGGCTTTGATTTTTCAGCCCTTGATGTCGCGGGCAAGACCGTCGCGATTTTTGGTATGGGCGATAGCTCAAGCTACAGCGACGCCTACTGCAACGCAATGCGCGAGCTATACGACAACTTCAAAAAAGCGGGTGCAAATATCGTAGGCGCAGTGCCTACCGACGGATATGAATTTGACGAGAGCAAGGCCGTAGTGGATGGCAAATTCGTTGGCCTCGCGCTAGACAATGACAATCAAAGCGACCTCACCGAGAGCCGCATCGAGGCGTGGGTAGCGCAGATCGCTCCATCTTTTAAATAG
- a CDS encoding DUF2325 domain-containing protein, which produces MNVLVIGADEITPIKAVLKDLGASNIEHWDARNENRVNRKPIPQDTECVVMLTSFLNHNTMKKIKGEVKKRKIPLVCAKRSVSCVFCEYCKVFNLNQEFGCRPCEDD; this is translated from the coding sequence ATGAACGTTTTAGTTATAGGAGCAGATGAAATTACGCCTATTAAGGCGGTTTTAAAGGATCTTGGCGCGAGTAACATCGAGCACTGGGATGCACGAAACGAAAATCGCGTAAATCGCAAGCCGATCCCGCAAGATACCGAGTGCGTCGTGATGCTTACGAGCTTTTTGAACCACAACACGATGAAAAAAATCAAAGGCGAAGTAAAAAAGCGCAAAATCCCGCTCGTATGCGCTAAAAGAAGCGTTAGCTGCGTATTTTGTGAATACTGTAAGGTTTTCAATTTAAATCAAGAATTTGGTTGCAGACCTTGCGAAGATGATTAA
- a CDS encoding aspartate/glutamate racemase family protein gives MKKIGLIGGMSYESTITYYDGINRKINERLGGLSSGEILLSSLNFDEIERCQRDNEWGRAGEILARHARILQSGGADYIFLCTNTMHKCYEAIKAAISVPFVHIADATLSELRKHGVQKVGLLGTIYTMTQDFYKQRLIDGSVEVLVPNADEMEAVNEVIFNELCFGKILPHSKEKFLRIIEGLRARGAQGVILGCTEIGLLVSQADTAAWLFDTTQIHIDAAVSLALSE, from the coding sequence ATGAAAAAAATCGGACTAATCGGCGGCATGAGTTACGAATCTACGATTACCTATTATGATGGGATCAATCGCAAAATTAACGAGCGTCTAGGCGGGCTAAGTAGCGGCGAGATCCTGCTAAGTAGCTTAAATTTCGACGAGATCGAGCGGTGTCAAAGAGATAATGAGTGGGGCAGGGCAGGTGAAATTTTAGCTCGTCACGCGCGGATTTTGCAAAGCGGTGGAGCGGATTATATTTTTCTTTGCACTAACACGATGCATAAGTGCTACGAGGCGATAAAAGCCGCTATATCCGTGCCTTTCGTGCATATCGCGGACGCCACGTTAAGTGAGCTGCGAAAACATGGCGTGCAAAAAGTAGGGCTGCTCGGCACGATTTACACGATGACGCAGGATTTTTACAAACAGCGCTTGATAGATGGCAGTGTAGAGGTGCTCGTGCCGAACGCGGACGAAATGGAAGCGGTAAACGAAGTAATTTTTAATGAGCTTTGCTTTGGTAAAATCTTACCGCACTCCAAAGAGAAATTTTTACGGATTATAGAAGGGCTTAGAGCTCGCGGTGCGCAGGGCGTGATACTGGGCTGCACGGAGATCGGGCTGCTCGTATCGCAAGCAGATACCGCCGCGTGGCTATTCGATACTACGCAGATCCACATCGATGCGGCAGTAAGTCTAGCTTTAAGCGAGTAA
- the nifJ gene encoding pyruvate:ferredoxin (flavodoxin) oxidoreductase gives MAKVMKTMDGNEAAAYVSYAFTEVAGIYPITPSSPMADYTDIWASQGKKNLFGMPVKVVEMQSEGGAAGTVHGSLQAGALTTTYTASQGLLLKIPNMYKIAGQMLPGVIHVAARALAAQALSIFGDHQDVYACRQSGFAMLASDSVQEVMDLGGIAHLAAIKGRVPFLHFFDGFRTSHEIQKIEVMDYAEFDRLLDREAVRKFREGALNSEHPKTRGTAQNDDVYFQTRELVNKFYDALPDIVAEYMSEISKITGRSYAPFVYYGASEPQRVIVAMGSVNQALEEVVDHLNAKGEKVGVLKVHLYRPFSLKYLFAAMPKSVRKIAVLDRTKEPGSLGEPLYLDIKAAFYGRKDAPLIVGGRYGLSSKDVDPAQLIAVYENLKADEPKNGFTIGIDDDVTHLSLPVGDKISLGYEDETECLFYGLGADGTVGANKNSVKIIGDKTDLYAQAYFAYDSKKSGGYTRSHLRFGKRPIRSTYLVSNPHFVACSVAAYLDIYDVIGGIREGGTFLLNSIWDAKQTAAKLPNKVKKILAARRVKFYILNATKLAHEIGLGGRTNTIMQSAFFKLSGIIPFEQAQSYMKEYAKKTYAKKGEAVVAMNCDAIDRGADALVQVAIDPAWANLKDDAAGADDKYKGDEFIEKIVKPINAARGDSLPVSAFLGHEDGGFDAGTTRFEKRGVGVTVPKWIEQNCIQCNQCAFVCPHAVIRAFLLDEKDEAAAPSNLKDHLLEAKGKELKGLKYKIQVSPLDCTGCALCAENCPSKEKSLVMVPLEQELAKGEQESADFLFEHVRYKDDLMDRSSVKGVGFARPYFEFHGACPGCGETPYITLITRLFGDHMIVANATGCSSIYGGSAPSMPYRKDENGRGVAWANSLFEDNAEFGLGMKVASETLRHKIEDLMLGSLSSVPNALKALYHDWIENRDDTLKSAQIRDRLVPLLEQNLDAPGVREILELKQYLNKKSQWIIGGDGWAYDIGYGGLDHVLATGEDVNVLVLDTEVYSNTGGQSSKASRRGSIAQFTAGGKAVQKKDLGQIAMTYGNIFVAQINSNANQAATLKAIMAAEAYPGPSLIIAYSPCIAHGIKGGMGSSGDQAELASKCGYWPTYTFDPRLAAEGKNPLKISSKEPDWSLYEEFLLNEVRYNALKKIDPEHAGKLYEANKADAMRRYRQLKRLANADFGDEVVSTDAASENA, from the coding sequence ATGGCAAAAGTTATGAAAACGATGGACGGAAACGAGGCGGCGGCTTACGTCTCATACGCCTTCACCGAGGTCGCGGGCATCTATCCGATCACGCCTAGCTCGCCGATGGCGGATTACACCGATATTTGGGCGTCGCAGGGCAAGAAAAACCTCTTCGGCATGCCCGTTAAGGTGGTCGAAATGCAAAGCGAGGGCGGCGCGGCGGGCACCGTGCACGGCTCGCTCCAAGCGGGCGCGCTTACGACGACTTACACCGCATCGCAGGGGCTTTTGCTAAAAATTCCAAATATGTACAAGATCGCGGGCCAGATGCTTCCGGGCGTCATTCACGTCGCGGCGCGGGCGCTTGCGGCGCAGGCGCTCTCCATCTTCGGCGATCATCAAGATGTCTATGCCTGTCGCCAAAGCGGCTTTGCGATGCTTGCAAGCGATAGCGTGCAGGAGGTGATGGATCTGGGCGGTATCGCGCATCTTGCGGCGATTAAGGGGCGAGTGCCGTTTTTGCACTTTTTCGACGGATTTCGCACGAGCCATGAAATTCAAAAGATCGAGGTGATGGACTATGCCGAGTTTGATCGCTTGCTCGATCGCGAGGCGGTGCGTAAATTTAGAGAGGGTGCGCTAAACTCCGAGCATCCTAAAACTCGCGGCACGGCGCAAAACGACGACGTATATTTTCAGACGCGCGAGCTAGTCAATAAATTTTACGACGCGCTTCCGGACATTGTCGCGGAGTATATGAGCGAAATTTCAAAGATCACGGGGCGGTCGTACGCGCCTTTCGTCTATTACGGCGCAAGTGAGCCGCAGCGCGTGATCGTCGCGATGGGCTCGGTCAATCAAGCGCTCGAAGAAGTGGTCGATCATCTAAACGCGAAGGGCGAGAAAGTGGGTGTACTAAAAGTCCACCTCTACAGGCCTTTTAGCCTCAAATATCTCTTCGCCGCGATGCCTAAAAGCGTGCGTAAAATCGCCGTGCTTGACCGCACGAAGGAGCCCGGCAGCCTCGGCGAGCCGCTGTATCTGGACATAAAAGCCGCATTTTACGGGCGCAAGGATGCTCCGCTCATCGTGGGCGGCAGGTATGGTCTAAGCTCCAAAGACGTCGATCCCGCGCAGCTAATCGCCGTGTATGAAAATTTAAAGGCGGACGAGCCTAAAAACGGCTTTACGATCGGCATCGACGACGACGTGACGCATCTATCCCTACCCGTGGGGGATAAAATTTCGCTCGGCTACGAGGATGAGACCGAGTGCCTGTTTTATGGCCTCGGCGCGGACGGCACCGTGGGCGCGAATAAAAATTCCGTCAAAATCATCGGCGACAAGACCGATCTTTACGCGCAGGCGTATTTCGCCTACGACAGCAAAAAATCGGGCGGCTACACGCGCTCGCACCTGCGCTTCGGCAAAAGACCGATCCGATCGACCTATCTCGTCTCAAATCCGCATTTCGTCGCCTGCTCGGTCGCTGCGTATCTGGATATCTACGACGTCATCGGGGGCATCCGCGAAGGAGGGACCTTTCTTTTAAATTCCATCTGGGATGCCAAGCAAACGGCGGCAAAGCTTCCGAATAAAGTCAAAAAAATTCTAGCTGCCAGACGGGTAAAATTTTACATTCTAAACGCCACCAAGCTAGCGCACGAGATAGGGCTTGGAGGCCGCACCAATACGATCATGCAATCGGCGTTTTTCAAGCTTAGCGGCATCATTCCGTTTGAGCAGGCGCAGAGCTATATGAAAGAATACGCCAAGAAAACCTACGCCAAAAAGGGCGAAGCGGTCGTGGCGATGAACTGCGACGCGATCGATAGGGGCGCGGACGCTTTGGTGCAGGTAGCGATCGATCCTGCGTGGGCAAATTTAAAAGATGACGCGGCGGGCGCGGACGACAAATACAAAGGCGACGAATTTATAGAAAAGATCGTAAAACCGATAAACGCAGCGCGCGGCGATAGCTTGCCGGTCTCGGCGTTTTTGGGGCACGAGGACGGCGGGTTCGATGCGGGCACGACGCGATTTGAAAAGCGCGGCGTAGGCGTCACGGTGCCTAAATGGATCGAGCAAAACTGCATCCAGTGCAACCAATGCGCCTTCGTCTGCCCGCACGCTGTAATCAGGGCGTTTTTACTAGACGAAAAGGACGAAGCCGCCGCGCCTTCAAATTTAAAAGATCACCTACTAGAAGCCAAGGGAAAGGAGCTGAAGGGGTTAAAATATAAGATCCAAGTAAGCCCGCTAGATTGTACGGGCTGCGCGCTTTGCGCCGAAAACTGTCCGAGCAAGGAAAAATCGCTCGTTATGGTGCCGCTTGAGCAAGAACTCGCGAAGGGCGAGCAGGAGAGTGCAGACTTTTTATTCGAGCACGTAAGATACAAAGACGATTTGATGGACAGATCAAGCGTCAAGGGCGTGGGATTTGCGCGCCCGTATTTTGAATTTCACGGCGCATGCCCCGGATGCGGCGAGACTCCGTATATCACGCTGATCACGCGACTTTTCGGCGATCATATGATCGTAGCCAACGCCACGGGCTGTAGCTCGATCTACGGCGGATCGGCGCCTTCGATGCCGTACCGCAAGGACGAGAACGGTCGCGGCGTCGCGTGGGCGAACTCGCTTTTTGAGGACAACGCTGAGTTCGGGCTGGGAATGAAGGTCGCAAGCGAGACGCTGCGCCATAAGATCGAGGATCTTATGCTAGGCTCGCTCTCAAGCGTGCCAAACGCGCTAAAGGCGCTTTATCACGACTGGATCGAAAACAGAGACGATACGCTAAAATCCGCTCAGATCAGAGATAGGCTGGTGCCGCTACTAGAACAAAATTTGGACGCGCCGGGGGTTCGTGAAATTTTAGAACTGAAGCAGTATCTAAACAAAAAATCGCAGTGGATTATCGGCGGCGACGGCTGGGCCTACGACATCGGCTACGGCGGGCTCGATCACGTTCTGGCTACCGGCGAGGACGTAAACGTGCTGGTGCTGGATACGGAGGTTTACTCAAACACCGGCGGACAGAGCTCTAAAGCTAGCCGCCGCGGCTCGATCGCGCAGTTTACCGCAGGCGGCAAGGCGGTGCAGAAAAAAGACCTCGGTCAGATCGCGATGACATACGGCAACATCTTCGTCGCTCAGATAAATTCCAACGCAAACCAAGCCGCGACGCTAAAAGCGATCATGGCGGCGGAGGCCTACCCGGGACCTAGCCTTATCATCGCGTATTCGCCGTGTATCGCGCACGGCATCAAAGGCGGCATGGGCAGCTCGGGCGATCAAGCCGAGCTTGCGAGCAAATGCGGCTATTGGCCGACCTACACCTTCGATCCGCGGCTTGCGGCGGAGGGCAAGAATCCGCTTAAAATTTCATCCAAAGAGCCGGATTGGAGCCTTTATGAGGAATTTTTACTAAACGAGGTGCGCTACAACGCGCTTAAAAAGATCGATCCGGAGCACGCGGGTAAGCTTTATGAAGCAAACAAAGCCGACGCGATGAGGCGCTACCGCCAGCTCAAACGGCTTGCCAATGCTGATTTCGGCGATGAGGTTGTCTCTACGGATGCCGCGAGCGAGAATGCTTAA